The Solenopsis invicta isolate M01_SB chromosome 1, UNIL_Sinv_3.0, whole genome shotgun sequence DNA segment tattaaataccctcgtattacaatttttgtaattataataaaaatattattaaaaatattagtataataaaaatgttattttgactatataaaaatataatttttatttcagactTTTACCTGACAAAGCATTTAAATGCATACTAGACTTCATCGATATAAGTGCTTATCCAGAAGAATAAGAAAttgttattcttgatttttcaCGTctcataaaacataaaattgtataattataataaattatataattataataaatcaagaaaataagattaaatcaTTATCTACATTTcttaaacaatttcaatttttattacaatcttgATATACcgaaattatacaattttactttttttatgatttgaaaatttgaaaaagtatacacttaaaaaagaattaaataatcttcATAAATGGTAGTAAATtgagtataattatttaattgatataattatttgtatcatACTTATCATACTTATCATTCTCAATACCAAAAGTCCGATCTCAATATCAAAAATCTTATCGAGTCTTAGTCCATTGTCAAATCGAGTCTGAAGTTCAttcacaaataaataatgattacaaatatattttcaagtttcGCAAGAAGTACTTAATTGgaagaaataaaacataatgaaatgttgcaaaatataaattagctTTCTCAATCACCAAATTTTATCTAATcgattttttatggaaaaagatTGATAGAattgtacataataataatgaaacaggGGGTGGTTCTCACAGCCGAAGATCCACCTGTAGCACGTAGACTGCAGTCCATTGTGCCTCAGAATTGTACATAAAAAgtggtaaattaaaaaaaatttttttttaattttataaaagctctagtacaatattaaagaaaaaactgtacaagagttaagttaaaaaatcttttaagaaagtgtttcaataaatagATTAGTTGTATCAGTAACTGATAATTCGATATCGTAATTGATCAAATATAATCagttatttatgtaattatatactgATAATcagtttaatgaaattttttttttagagatgcCAAGATTGTCAATAAAGCAAATCAGAAAAGAATTCTTTTGtgaaaaagaaagtttaattttgtttactttttgtaaatgtatgaaatttctgttatttcaatcataaattttatataaatagtgCATTTTTGCTAAAAgcatcatttttaaatttataaatacatttcgaaaataaaaaataatgcttttaataaaaataattatgtaattataaaaccaaatattaaaaagaaaatagtaaataaattaattcaatggACTCTCcaaatataaatactaaaaaaaaaataaaaagctaatAAGAGTAACAGCTTGATTGTAATAGTGTAAATTAAAGTGTATAAACTTTAAATCCTTCCTTAATTGTTTAATACTTCAAATTTTTCGACTCATTTTGCAGGTCTTAACGCACATATTACAGAATTCCATATAATCAATCATTCGTCCTCAATCCAAAACTGAATCACTCACCAAATATGTTTCAATTgtaatgtaataacaaaaataaatgagacattccagaatatatttttataagcaattcttaaaattaaaagtattctaGTAAAGCACAAGGCTttacaaaaagaataattttaatcagcATCAAATTTTTTGCGTTAAATAATCGTTTTCTTTTGATCagtttttttgtgttaaaattccGAGTTATTGAAACTTCTCTGTATTATAACATCTCTGTTTACGCTGCATATAAATAgcaatctcaaaatattttcttatgtaATAAAACCCCGAGctcaattaaaaatacagactAAAGGTATtactgtatgtatgtatattcatATGAAAATTGATTGCTATTGTAATATCTTTAGTCTGTATCTTTAATTGAGCCCGCAGGGcacaagaaaatattatatcttgAGATTGCTACATTTATATGCAGCGTAAACAGagatattattcatattataatacGAAGTATATATCCAGATagcaaaatatgataatttgatCTAAAGCAAATCATTGCACGGATTAAATTGCTcgttaattgctattacgttaTCTTGTATTTAATGCgatgtaaatgtaattttagtCAGTTCAGTATTAATATACTGTTgtgagttttattgtcgagcaaatgtagaaaaattattgaagttaaTCTGTAACAAGTATATTGTCGAGAAGTTGTTTAGAACTTGCCGgtattaaatttagaattattatatactGAAAACTGTTTATAGCAATCTCTGAGTAATATGACAGCAACATGTGAgcaacaattcccatttataacttGTGATAAGTATAATGCCGATAAATGGTTGGTAACTTGCCGGtattatactttaaaaactGTTGCtggaaaaatgtaataataagagTATACCTCTTTCTGTTGGTTTGCTGACAACTATGAGAATATTTGTAAGAAGTTGCcgacaacttgcaattatttggctatTTGGGTGACCATTTTTACCTCAGATAGCAGCTTCGTTAATAATTTGTGTACAAAggcaaaattacaaaaacagaAGCTTACCTTTATTTTTTGCTTGGTTCTAAAGTAAAAGCAAGTATTGcataaatggaataaaaaatgcaaaaaaaaaatatttttagttattttttagtatctgtaaaaaaataatacaaatcaaTGAAACACTCTAAGTAGGATGAGATAAAAGTACTAACCTCGGTCTTTTAagctaaaaagtaaaatatcaagtGTCATGATAGTAGAATACTTGGAAAAAGCTTTTCTATAAGAGCGTACACCAATTCTATCACATGCCTCGATTTTACTAGAATAGATTATTGTGTTTTCCTTGTTGATATTTCATGTTTCAGCTGAATTGAATCTTAAGTTATTCTTTTTGCAATTCTTCCGTAAAAAGCATTTTCTGTAactctatacatatatttaactttttatattttattgtaaatatacttAGAGTTTAAaggtaaattattgtataaatatcaatttaatataatcaacATATATTTCGTACCACtcttttgttacatttaatatatatttattatatctataatttgataatatattattctatttaatcTTTTGTGTGTGTACGCGTGGATACGCGTGCGCACATATCTTATAGAATGAAAATGACATCTTTGAATGAAATTGTGGTAATAACATAAAACAATGTGatatcattattaattgtttttcaatattaaataacatatcgAGGTGGATTTATAAAATGGAGATCGTTATATACTACAGAATTGTCCGTATCGGTGTGACCTAATGTTGAATGTTCTTTACGAATACCCCCAAAAACTATCAGTTCTCCCTTTCCCACTACAAGAGAATACAGAATTCTTTCATCGGGGCCCGAATGATCGTTTTGCTTTAAAGGAATCCACAAAGCCTTGCAGTCGTCCGAAAGAACATTAGTAATATCTAATACAAATATCGATAATGTGTTCTCGGTTTTTCTAGATGCTCTCATCAACTGTGTCTTCTTATTGCGAATTTTTTCTTCCATTCTTCTTAACGATTCCAATTGACGTTGTCTGTTCACGATTGAGTGACTTTGCAGAGGTTGATCGCGAAATGCAGCCATGCTTAGAGTATTATCACTATAAAACGGTATCGTTTTTTGGACACTGGATGAATGCGATGAAACGTGTGCTTTTTGCGAATGTGACCTGGAGAATGCTCCATGTCGaccatttatattttcatctttATCTACGACAGGTACATTTTCTtgcctaaaatattaaatttcttaataaaaatagcaaGGTTGTTACAATCATTtgtgaattatatattttttttataataatgctaaatatcattataattgCATCAGACCTTTCCGGCAAAAGATTTGACTCGCATAAACGTGGTGAAGTACTCCTCTGACATGCAACCTTTTTTAATGAGATACTCATATCATTTGGCTtggtgtgatgtctatttttgctaagtactataatataatttccCACCTAttgcaaataacaatatttcgACTTAAAATCTAGCGATATATGTAGCCATTATTTTCAACTATGTAACTATTTAACGTATATTTGAAAGTGGAACTAAATTACTACCTTACAAGCTTGATGACACCAAATACGTGTTGGTGCCCATTCTGTATTGTGCATATTAACTTTTCTCCATGTCCAAGACACACCTTCCATTGTTAACAACCAAGCATCATTCATAGCAGCATTTGGTCCTGTGCAACCTCCTATACATTTTCAAGtgtatgattatttaattatatgtttagcTAAGTCTAAATaactgattaataaataaaaattccaatcTAATGTTCTTTATACAGATCAAATTAATAAGCATGATACTCGATTTTGTATTCAAAATGTGttcttaagataaaaattaagagtAATTAAAAATGCACAGCAGAAAATGTTCCTCTTACCAAGTATAAGTAAATGTTTGTCTCCAAGTTCAATTTGTGACTGACCATAACGTGGCTGCGGCTTCAAATTTGATGTACTTTGTTTGTGCCAAGTATATGAGTCCAAATTTAAGCACCACACATCATTGGagctattataaaataatacaaataatattgtgCATAAATATGTGTGCATGTGTATTTGCTTTTGTATACAcatcattttacaaaaaattaccTATATCCATTACAAACTCCACCAAAAACAACCATCAAGTTCTTATGTATTGTTGCAGAATGTGCAGATGTTGGCGGTGGAGTTTCTAACGTGTTTATAGCAGTCcacttatttgattttatagAGTACACATgcaattcattaaataatttccattgctaaaaatatattacatatttatatatacatatacatacatatatatcaagagacgcggtagtATCTTGCACCAAATAAACGCGCATcgagacaaataaataaataaatagataaataaaaaatatatatattttatatatatatatatatatatatatacacacatatatataaaataaagtgtaacagtactaaaattataatttttcagagtgtttgcacataaaatataaataattaaatttatattatatgtatataatgtacataaaactatataaactatGTCTTGAATGTTATCCATGTAAACAATAATCAATAGATCATAGAAGATTCAGATGTcattataaatagtaaaaattgtattttattttttattttcaatattatatactttattttaccAATATTAAAAAGTCAGATACATTACAACTCTATacattctataatttataaaataaagaacttaTTAGACCAATAATgtgaaaatacaatataaacgtgatattactaattcttcaACTTAGAGCTGTGTTATaaccaaaaaattattcaacGCGTAGTTTAGTGAatttgaaaaggtatataaaatcacataaataaatatcagctaatcatactaattgtaagatttagTTATGACTGTTAAAAAGCacttcatttatattttctataattttttgtactatgttttctaatttataataatttacactgcttgtataaaaataatttatgtaaacaatatataaataatccatCTTGACACAATCTTGAAATTTGTAAATACATGCAAATCTAAGTTTTATCATTTCTGATGAAAACTGAATCCTGATCAatagaatactttttatataaataatatgtaaaacatAGTTTACACAGCTTACATTGCACATGTATAGATTATTTTGacaatataatcaatatatatCCTAATagattagttttattttacaagtaaacAGCCAATCCTGCTGGttgattaaagtatataaaaaaattttgtacagagTGTTAATTGTAGAACacttccataaaaaaaattgtatttatatacagtGTCTTAACTAGTCATTTTTCTCATTGAATAGCTACCTGATGTAATGGATATGGTGATGGATAAGACCAGCCTCCAAATAAAATTAgactttttttatagtaaagCATAGTAGCACAAGCTTTGGGCGATGGATAATTGCCCATAGTGATTGGTCTCACCCATGTCCTTGTACCCAAATCCAAACGCCATAGATCATTAAACATTGTCCATGTAGCTGTACAGCCACCAAAAACATACATGGAATTATCATATATACAAGCGGAATGCGAATGTCTCTTCCCAATGGTAGATATCCAGTGCAGAGAGGGCAACGAGTTCCACAGTAAGGATCCAAAAGCGACAGACTTTTGAAAATGTGCTTCATTGTGTTCTAATACATCTAGTTAATAAgacatgtatattaatatatcaaatttatcttttatgcCAGTGTACTTATATAACATATTAGGTATGCTTTAAATAAGTGTAAGAATGTCAATAAAACGTACTTTTGGTAGCGCGGTGCCATCTTTTACAAACAAGCCTGCACTCTTGGAGATCCTTATAAGGTGGTATCAAGCTTAAGATATACTCCAATAATTCGTCGGGCAAGTCGTTGATTTTACATTGCATTTTGTATGAAACACCAATTACAAGTACCACAAAAGTCAATTGTACTTTATACGTATTTTATCTTCAAGCTCAAGATATCTTCATTTCCACATCAAAGTGAAACAGAGTTCATTCTTAAAAATACACGTTTTTTTATAAAGGCATTGCTGGCTATAAATCTCTTTACTTGAGTACGTATGCATTTTCTTTgtcatgtataataattttgatttcacAAAATTTACAACTGGTCAAAATAGTTCATAGGAAGTAACTCAAATtggatgaaaaaaagaaacatgctCAAAAATGGTTCTTTGTTACACTGTGTTGTACTGTTTTTCTGTCAACTGCTGTCAACTGTGGTCAACTGTCATGCTGCAGACATGATAGGAGAGGTTCAGAGAAGATGGCAAGATTATTCGCGCACGCGCATTCGAGCGAAAGCTGCGTCCAAAATAATCAAAAGGTTTGTTCTTGCTGTTTGCACTCAGCATTTTTGTTTGCTTTCTCTCCAACGttcaaatgtatatttattttattcaaatgtaaatatttttaagaagttTAAGCAATGAACAAACCTAGGCCGCAATTCagcagaatatttatttttagggccactttcaccaacgccgattaacttaatcgctgattagtctatcagaattgaccaatcgtatttgtcgttaagtaaaaacgacaaatgcgattggtcaattccgatagactaatcagcgattaagttaatcggcgttggtgaaagtggcccttatttattttttcaactctTGAAAGTCTTCTTCACTCCGATAGATCTATTTCATTAGATCTAAAAGTATAATCGGCACGAAGAAAGCTTTGAACATCTGCAAAATAAGCATTCTATTGAACAAATGGCCTTTTTTTATCAATCTCGGTTAGCTAAAGCTAACCGAGAGATTAGTTTATTagaattgaccaattgcatttgttatttcacacAACAGACaatgcaattggtcaattctAATGGACTAACCAATCGAttagattggtgaaagaggaAACCAATAAAGGTGCATCAACGTTATATTGactttaaatgatatttaaatatttatctgtcTTTGCCTttctgtttacataaataaaatcaaacgcatatttaaattttatttgaagttaAAATAACGTTGATGTAATTGGACCTAGAACATTTTAGAACTTACCGCGAACGCAAGTGATGATGAAAAGGCGCTCGATTTAAAATGAACAAAGATTTTATTTGCTAGGTAAATCAACcaattttacacttttatttgttaataaaatgctAAATCCAGTCAGTAATTCTTTCATAATTACAGTTTTACATTATcggtataatatttttttaaatctaattatcTAACACgttttgatattacaaattatacgtttatataattacaattacacaattttgtatcatatatataaatatatatttatatatatatataaaatatatgtaaagaaactttttaatgTATATCTTTTCAAGTATTAAACAAATGTATTATTAcgcatataattttgattaattataaattattattattattaattacggagttattaaaaaaagtagaaataaaatagtaaaagttATGTTCTATTATtcctaatattttgttatttgtaaatacatATACGAAACACATCTAAAATGTGACGAGGGAGAGGTGGCAAGGTCGCGCCGTTCAGTCTGTAATCACACTCGTGCAAACTACGTGCCCGTGAAGAGCGGCGCTTTATGACCAGTCCGGCTTTTGAAGAAATATGGCGGATGTCGAGGTGAGCGAATCACGTGGAATATGAGAATATTCTTGTATTACCTCGTCGCTGCCGTATTATCATAATCAACGCATTTTGTTGCAGCTAGCAAAAGCCTTGAAGGACCTGCCAAATCGAGTTCAGACCGCCAGCAAGAAGGAGCGGCGTGAAATTCTACAAAATGTCGCCAACGTATTGTCAAATCCCGGTAAGACTCGCGAGGAAGGACACGTATTATTTTTTGATGAGAGATAAGCGGTACTTACATACGGCAACGATGCGAAGACAAGGAGTCTGATCTGTTTTTGGATATCAACATGCTTTGTCGCTTCGCGATTTGCGTATGGTTTTGACAAAACTGTCATGCATTTGTTTGGAACAGTTCAGAGtagtttatttacaattatgcctcgtaacaattttattaagtatatctctttctctctatcttgGTTCTATTCTAATTAAGACCTAGCTGAAAGATTATGACTACAAATTATCGTTGTACAATAATAGAAGTTTGACAACACTGATAAGCTTTCAAGTATTTCCGTTTAGCATTAAATATATCtaacatatttttgttaaaattacataagacATGTcacgaataattaaaaaaatatgttccatgtcttttaatcaaataattagtTGTAGCTGTTGTTTTATAGATGATTCCAATTTGGCTGCCAAtggaatttgaaaatatttttattgagccatttttgttttttaaaataatttcattaaagacatctgatatatttttgtgaaaattactTAACATGCATTGCGAATATTAACAAAAGTATATTAAGGATGCTTTAAATGTAAACATAAGGATACTTTATTTTGATCAagtttataattgtattattttctgtgtcatgcctaaaaataaatttaatatatatatttgtatatgtaaattttagatgtttttgtatttgttaATACCATGCAGGTATATTTATgcacatatacatttttatttgtaattttctcattaatcatgtaatttgattaatataatttgttagtATCAATGAATAATAGTgtagtttaaaattaaagatttttaatttattttttctgttttaatttttttgctgcaattttaaaattaaattttttatttgttgttttatttagaaatagacgtataaaattttatttttctttaaataacatatagaatatttcataaataaaatttttattttgaaatctcttgtttgtttattttctaGTGAGGAATACaagtttatgtaaattattggaCTTGTAAAAATGACTACAATTTGAAAAtcctaattaattaaataagtacCTATAAACTTTTCCCTGATATTAAATTCTGAAATGGgattatttaaaagaatgatcaataacaaaaattgtatatatggtttgatcaattttaaattaaagattgtcatacatttttatttgaaaatagtgTTTATTGATGCTGtcaaattataacaattatatcaaattatattaaaaaactagTTGCAGATTATAAGTTATTCTTACATGAGAtctatgaattatttattacaggGATTAATGACAAAATTGTTAATGGAATTTGTAAAGTGGTATCACTTACCTTACATAGATACAAAGATGGTGCTTCTCAGTCCTACGTGAGAAATCTAATTGTGGAATTAATTAAGCAACAACCAGAGGCTACTATCAAACATATGACAACTGTAATTTCGGAGCAAGCTACTTGGCATAAGAATGTAATTGCAACGTAAGTCAAGACAGGAATTAATTTTCTCTATCCATTGtctatatttacatataatatttttctaacagtgtgtgtatgtgtgtatgctTTTTCGTAGCTTGAACACTGCTCTAACTGCGTATATTGCATTGAAGTGGTCGACTTTACTTATTTGCTATGGATATAACGAACGCCGTGTAACCGAAATGGATGAACATTTAGTGAAACTCATTGAGGCACAGGCAAATTTATCTGCCGCAGCTTTAGCATCTGCAGATAAGAAACTTGCTAACAAAGTGTATACGTTATTAGCTCATGAATGGATAGCCATTACAGACATAGAAGCTTATGCCGgacatttaacaaaattagaGCTCGGTAATGGTGTTATTATTTTATCCAGTttacttacaaaatatttagttatcaCGAAAAGAAACGATTTGGTGGAACAATTGAAGGTAAGCGAGACAAAGAGaatacacatataaaatttttaaatatctaaattctaaatatctatacatacatgtgtatttttataaattttagacaaaCATGATAGACGCTTTTATAAAAGTGACAATTAGTTGTAAGAAAAAACCAGATTTGTATGTAGTTGATGCAGCTATGCCACTTCTTCGGAGATTGACTCACGAAGAATTTAAAACTCAGTTACTTCCTGCTTTACAAAAGGCTATGTTACGAAATCCAGAGATCATAATTGAATCAGTTGGACACATTTTAAATGGATTGAGTCTTGATCTGAGCCAATATAGTCAAGAGATAAGTAAAGGATTATTTGCCAATTTACATTCTAAAGAGGATTTAGTCCGGGATGAGGCGGTTGAGGCATGTCGTAAACTTGCTCTACAATGTTCCGATACAACAGCTTTGGAAATGCTTTTGTCATCTGTTTTTGCGGTGTTTCACGGATCTGAGGGTAAACTCACAGTTGCGACTCACAAGATTTCCGTGCTGCAAGGTGCTGGCAATCTTAGTTACAATGTGGCTTCAGGCACCAGTGTACAAAAATTAGCCGAGACGGCTTGTGAGCATTTTGTCAAGGTGCTCGAGACCGAGGTTCATGAGAAAACATTGATACACGCACTTGAGATGATGGCTCTGTGGTCCAAGAAATTCTCATCTAACGTACCAAAAATCGTCGTGGACGCCTTCAAGAAAGGCATGGCGGCGAAAACATCCACTGCTGCAGTACGCACTGCCTATATTAAGTTGTTCTTTTCGACTTCTGCCTCCTCGTACTCAGGAGTGATAGCGCCGATTCTCGCACAGGCGATAACCAGAGCTATGCAGCAATGCGCGCAACCAGCGGCAGTAACGGAAGGACTGGTCGCTTCGTACTTGCTACTCAAATTTGTACTGGCCGACCAAGTGGAGAATGATAAACAGAGCGTATTGTGGAACGCGATAGATGAGCAAATATTCTTTTCCGAAAAATTTCTGTCAACATGCAGCGATGATATTTTGTACAATCTTATGTTACTCTGCGAACGTCTTGTTACTGAATTCTCCGATAAACTGAATGAGAAAGCTCTAACTGGGATTCATCGAGCGATTGTGTCTTGCGCCACTGCCCCACATTCCACGACGAGACAACGATGTTTTCctttaatcaagaaa contains these protein-coding regions:
- the LOC105193311 gene encoding F-box only protein 42 — encoded protein: MQCKINDLPDELLEYILSLIPPYKDLQECRLVCKRWHRATKNVLEHNEAHFQKSVAFGSLLWNSLPSLHWISTIGKRHSHSACIYDNSMYVFGGCTATWTMFNDLWRLDLGTRTWVRPITMGNYPSPKACATMLYYKKSLILFGGWSYPSPYPLHQQWKLFNELHVYSIKSNKWTAINTLETPPPTSAHSATIHKNLMVVFGGVCNGYSSNDVWCLNLDSYTWHKQSTSNLKPQPRYGQSQIELGDKHLLILGGCTGPNAAMNDAWLLTMEGVSWTWRKVNMHNTEWAPTRIWCHQACKVGNYIIVLSKNRHHTKPNDMSISLKKVACQRSTSPRLCESNLLPERQENVPVVDKDENINGRHGAFSRSHSQKAHVSSHSSSVQKTIPFYSDNTLSMAAFRDQPLQSHSIVNRQRQLESLRRMEEKIRNKKTQLMRASRKTENTLSIFVLDITNVLSDDCKALWIPLKQNDHSGPDERILYSLVVGKGELIVFGGIRKEHSTLGHTDTDNSVVYNDLHFINPPRYVI